Proteins co-encoded in one Nematostella vectensis chromosome 15, jaNemVect1.1, whole genome shotgun sequence genomic window:
- the LOC5503195 gene encoding gamma-aminobutyric acid receptor subunit beta-1 isoform X1, producing MNWTSRASLLVVISFLLRAKSKSLPPTGEPTDAEASLEAGHRRNFSSFEDALLKPRRGETESEYELKPLNESLALPGRNISKLLDDVFKRYDKRIRPYYGIKAVDIQLDMLILSFGELSETNMVKFHANDTRRYNQWGDWEFTVDMYLGQFWKEPRLAFGIKREIILSGVASEKLWVPDTFFVNSIDTKVHALLFSNKKVWINLTDGSVMLSARLTTRNSCKVDLRNYPMDEQTCHLPFESFSYEQKDLNYTWRSKVGSDIAIYDKEMAQFDIIAAKRFLKHPVYHSPMFSGLTATMSFRRRSLYYIFQMYIPCTCVVILSWIAFWIDPKEGSERVGLGISAVLTISYMRGSMNAGMPRVSYLKSIDYFLLISFVFVFMSLIEYVLVLKDARKERRKKITLPGILPGTQMASIPDEPLVVTVTAGDKTYRFQEPNDQEFCHANNNVDAAPSPERRRSITYKPRSTAMQLNNATGRRRPQRRELRRKSSIARFITKTAKSVRPEKGVHPLDKYSRLVFPISYAIFLIIYFSVQYHAVWK from the exons ATGAATTGGACAAGTCGAGCTTCACTCCTGGTTGTCATCTCTTTTCTGCTACGAGCCAAATCAAA ATCTTTGCCTCCCACTGGCGAACCAACTGATGCAGAGGCCTCATT AGAGGCAGGCCATAGACGGAATTTCTCTTCCTTTGAAGACGCTTTATTAAAGCCGAGGAGAGGAGAAACAGA ATCAGAGTATGAGTTAAAACCGTTGAACGAAAGTTTGGCTTTACCTGGAAGAAACATCAGTAAACTGCTGGATGACGTCTTTAAAAGATATGACAAGAGGATACGTCCATATTATGGAA ttaaaGCCGTCGATATTCAGCTGGACATGCTCATCCTATCGTTCGGGGAGTTGAGCGAGACTAATATGGTAAAGTTCCATGCAAACGATACGCGGCGGTACAACCAATGGGGCGACTGG GAGTTCACTGTCGATATGTACCTCGGGCAGTTTTGGAAGGAACCACGTCTTGCGTTTGGCATTAAGCGGGAAATCATTCTCAGCGGTGTAGCATCTGAAAAACTCTGGGTTCCCGATACGTTTTTTGTGAATTCTATTGACACCAAGGTTCATGCCCTTCTTTTCTCCAACAAGAAAGTTTGGATCAACCTGACCGACGGATCCGTCATGCTTAGCGCGAG GCTAACGACGCGCAACTCGTGCAAGGTGGACCTCCGTAACTACCCCATGGATGAACAGACGTGTCATCTGCCCTTCGAGAGCT TTTCGTACGAACAAAAGGATTTAAATTACACATGGCGAAGCAAAGTAGGCTCAGATATCGCAATCTATGACAAAGAGATGGCTCAATTTGACATCATCGCGGCAAAACGTTTTCTCAAGCATCCCGTCTATCACTCAC CCATGTTCTCTGGTCTGACCGCCACCATGTCGTTCCGCCGCCGCTCGCTCTACTACATCTTCCAGATGTATATTCCGTGCACATGCGTCGTGATTCTGTCCTGGATTGCTTTCTGGATTGACCCCAAGGAAGGGTCAGAACGCGTAGGCCTGGGCATCTCAGCGGTTCTTACCATTAGCTACATGCGCGGTTCTATGAACGCCGGCATGCCAAGGGTGTCCTATCTGAAGTCGATTGACTACTTCCTGTTGATATCGTTTGTTTTTGTGTTCATGTCACTTATTGAGTACGTGCTCGTACTGAAGGATGCTAGGAAGGAACGCCGAAAGAAGATAACACTTCCGGGAATTCTACCAGGCACGCAG ATGGCGTCCATACCGGATGAGCCTCTTGTGGTTACCGTAACTGCAGGCGATAAAACCTACCGCTTCCAGGAACCAAATGACCAAGAGTTTTGCCATGCCAACAACAACGTAGACGCCGCACCTTCGCCAGAACGACGGCGTAGTATCACTTATAAACCGCGTAGTACCGCCATGCAACTAAACAACGCGACAGGGCGTCGAAGACCGCAAAGGAGAGAGCTGAGAAGAAAATCATCCATCGCTAGGTTCATCACTAAAACAGCCAAGTCTGTTCGGCCAGAGAAGGGAGTCCATCCACTGGATAAATACTCTCGCTTAGTTTTTCCAATATCATATGCTATATTCTTAATTATTTACTTCTCAGTTCAGTACCACGCGGTGTGGAAATGA
- the LOC5503195 gene encoding gamma-aminobutyric acid receptor subunit beta-1 isoform X2: MNWTSRASLLVVISFLLRAKSKSLPPTGEPTDAEASLEAGHRRNFSSFEDALLKPRRGETESEYELKPLNESLALPGRNISKLLDDVFKRYDKRIRPYYGIKAVDIQLDMLILSFGELSETNMEFTVDMYLGQFWKEPRLAFGIKREIILSGVASEKLWVPDTFFVNSIDTKVHALLFSNKKVWINLTDGSVMLSARLTTRNSCKVDLRNYPMDEQTCHLPFESFSYEQKDLNYTWRSKVGSDIAIYDKEMAQFDIIAAKRFLKHPVYHSPMFSGLTATMSFRRRSLYYIFQMYIPCTCVVILSWIAFWIDPKEGSERVGLGISAVLTISYMRGSMNAGMPRVSYLKSIDYFLLISFVFVFMSLIEYVLVLKDARKERRKKITLPGILPGTQMASIPDEPLVVTVTAGDKTYRFQEPNDQEFCHANNNVDAAPSPERRRSITYKPRSTAMQLNNATGRRRPQRRELRRKSSIARFITKTAKSVRPEKGVHPLDKYSRLVFPISYAIFLIIYFSVQYHAVWK; the protein is encoded by the exons ATGAATTGGACAAGTCGAGCTTCACTCCTGGTTGTCATCTCTTTTCTGCTACGAGCCAAATCAAA ATCTTTGCCTCCCACTGGCGAACCAACTGATGCAGAGGCCTCATT AGAGGCAGGCCATAGACGGAATTTCTCTTCCTTTGAAGACGCTTTATTAAAGCCGAGGAGAGGAGAAACAGA ATCAGAGTATGAGTTAAAACCGTTGAACGAAAGTTTGGCTTTACCTGGAAGAAACATCAGTAAACTGCTGGATGACGTCTTTAAAAGATATGACAAGAGGATACGTCCATATTATGGAA ttaaaGCCGTCGATATTCAGCTGGACATGCTCATCCTATCGTTCGGGGAGTTGAGCGAGACTAATATG GAGTTCACTGTCGATATGTACCTCGGGCAGTTTTGGAAGGAACCACGTCTTGCGTTTGGCATTAAGCGGGAAATCATTCTCAGCGGTGTAGCATCTGAAAAACTCTGGGTTCCCGATACGTTTTTTGTGAATTCTATTGACACCAAGGTTCATGCCCTTCTTTTCTCCAACAAGAAAGTTTGGATCAACCTGACCGACGGATCCGTCATGCTTAGCGCGAG GCTAACGACGCGCAACTCGTGCAAGGTGGACCTCCGTAACTACCCCATGGATGAACAGACGTGTCATCTGCCCTTCGAGAGCT TTTCGTACGAACAAAAGGATTTAAATTACACATGGCGAAGCAAAGTAGGCTCAGATATCGCAATCTATGACAAAGAGATGGCTCAATTTGACATCATCGCGGCAAAACGTTTTCTCAAGCATCCCGTCTATCACTCAC CCATGTTCTCTGGTCTGACCGCCACCATGTCGTTCCGCCGCCGCTCGCTCTACTACATCTTCCAGATGTATATTCCGTGCACATGCGTCGTGATTCTGTCCTGGATTGCTTTCTGGATTGACCCCAAGGAAGGGTCAGAACGCGTAGGCCTGGGCATCTCAGCGGTTCTTACCATTAGCTACATGCGCGGTTCTATGAACGCCGGCATGCCAAGGGTGTCCTATCTGAAGTCGATTGACTACTTCCTGTTGATATCGTTTGTTTTTGTGTTCATGTCACTTATTGAGTACGTGCTCGTACTGAAGGATGCTAGGAAGGAACGCCGAAAGAAGATAACACTTCCGGGAATTCTACCAGGCACGCAG ATGGCGTCCATACCGGATGAGCCTCTTGTGGTTACCGTAACTGCAGGCGATAAAACCTACCGCTTCCAGGAACCAAATGACCAAGAGTTTTGCCATGCCAACAACAACGTAGACGCCGCACCTTCGCCAGAACGACGGCGTAGTATCACTTATAAACCGCGTAGTACCGCCATGCAACTAAACAACGCGACAGGGCGTCGAAGACCGCAAAGGAGAGAGCTGAGAAGAAAATCATCCATCGCTAGGTTCATCACTAAAACAGCCAAGTCTGTTCGGCCAGAGAAGGGAGTCCATCCACTGGATAAATACTCTCGCTTAGTTTTTCCAATATCATATGCTATATTCTTAATTATTTACTTCTCAGTTCAGTACCACGCGGTGTGGAAATGA
- the LOC5503195 gene encoding gamma-aminobutyric acid receptor subunit beta-1 isoform X3, whose product MNWTSRASLLVVISFLLRAKSKSLPPTGEPTDAEASLSEYELKPLNESLALPGRNISKLLDDVFKRYDKRIRPYYGIKAVDIQLDMLILSFGELSETNMVKFHANDTRRYNQWGDWEFTVDMYLGQFWKEPRLAFGIKREIILSGVASEKLWVPDTFFVNSIDTKVHALLFSNKKVWINLTDGSVMLSARLTTRNSCKVDLRNYPMDEQTCHLPFESFSYEQKDLNYTWRSKVGSDIAIYDKEMAQFDIIAAKRFLKHPVYHSPMFSGLTATMSFRRRSLYYIFQMYIPCTCVVILSWIAFWIDPKEGSERVGLGISAVLTISYMRGSMNAGMPRVSYLKSIDYFLLISFVFVFMSLIEYVLVLKDARKERRKKITLPGILPGTQMASIPDEPLVVTVTAGDKTYRFQEPNDQEFCHANNNVDAAPSPERRRSITYKPRSTAMQLNNATGRRRPQRRELRRKSSIARFITKTAKSVRPEKGVHPLDKYSRLVFPISYAIFLIIYFSVQYHAVWK is encoded by the exons ATGAATTGGACAAGTCGAGCTTCACTCCTGGTTGTCATCTCTTTTCTGCTACGAGCCAAATCAAA ATCTTTGCCTCCCACTGGCGAACCAACTGATGCAGAGGCCTCATT ATCAGAGTATGAGTTAAAACCGTTGAACGAAAGTTTGGCTTTACCTGGAAGAAACATCAGTAAACTGCTGGATGACGTCTTTAAAAGATATGACAAGAGGATACGTCCATATTATGGAA ttaaaGCCGTCGATATTCAGCTGGACATGCTCATCCTATCGTTCGGGGAGTTGAGCGAGACTAATATGGTAAAGTTCCATGCAAACGATACGCGGCGGTACAACCAATGGGGCGACTGG GAGTTCACTGTCGATATGTACCTCGGGCAGTTTTGGAAGGAACCACGTCTTGCGTTTGGCATTAAGCGGGAAATCATTCTCAGCGGTGTAGCATCTGAAAAACTCTGGGTTCCCGATACGTTTTTTGTGAATTCTATTGACACCAAGGTTCATGCCCTTCTTTTCTCCAACAAGAAAGTTTGGATCAACCTGACCGACGGATCCGTCATGCTTAGCGCGAG GCTAACGACGCGCAACTCGTGCAAGGTGGACCTCCGTAACTACCCCATGGATGAACAGACGTGTCATCTGCCCTTCGAGAGCT TTTCGTACGAACAAAAGGATTTAAATTACACATGGCGAAGCAAAGTAGGCTCAGATATCGCAATCTATGACAAAGAGATGGCTCAATTTGACATCATCGCGGCAAAACGTTTTCTCAAGCATCCCGTCTATCACTCAC CCATGTTCTCTGGTCTGACCGCCACCATGTCGTTCCGCCGCCGCTCGCTCTACTACATCTTCCAGATGTATATTCCGTGCACATGCGTCGTGATTCTGTCCTGGATTGCTTTCTGGATTGACCCCAAGGAAGGGTCAGAACGCGTAGGCCTGGGCATCTCAGCGGTTCTTACCATTAGCTACATGCGCGGTTCTATGAACGCCGGCATGCCAAGGGTGTCCTATCTGAAGTCGATTGACTACTTCCTGTTGATATCGTTTGTTTTTGTGTTCATGTCACTTATTGAGTACGTGCTCGTACTGAAGGATGCTAGGAAGGAACGCCGAAAGAAGATAACACTTCCGGGAATTCTACCAGGCACGCAG ATGGCGTCCATACCGGATGAGCCTCTTGTGGTTACCGTAACTGCAGGCGATAAAACCTACCGCTTCCAGGAACCAAATGACCAAGAGTTTTGCCATGCCAACAACAACGTAGACGCCGCACCTTCGCCAGAACGACGGCGTAGTATCACTTATAAACCGCGTAGTACCGCCATGCAACTAAACAACGCGACAGGGCGTCGAAGACCGCAAAGGAGAGAGCTGAGAAGAAAATCATCCATCGCTAGGTTCATCACTAAAACAGCCAAGTCTGTTCGGCCAGAGAAGGGAGTCCATCCACTGGATAAATACTCTCGCTTAGTTTTTCCAATATCATATGCTATATTCTTAATTATTTACTTCTCAGTTCAGTACCACGCGGTGTGGAAATGA